Below is a window of Terriglobales bacterium DNA.
AATATGCGGGTGTGCTGCACTCTTGAAATATGGGAGGGGGGACTCAAAATGGCCCTATCCTGCGGATACCTCACGGCCGCGGGAGCTTGGAGTTGCCGGGGCAGCTACGCGACCGTCGGCACACAATTCCAGTATTGGTCTGTCATTTTGTCTTGCTCACCGCGTGATAGGCTCCAGCCCAGAAGAAGACGACTCCTGTTACCTTTCCGTTCTCGCGAGTAAAAAACACGCGAATGGGAAGTTCACGGGCGACGAAGCCGTCTTCGGTTATGCCCAGCAATTCGACTGTGCGGCCGTTGGGATTGTTGAGCATGAGCTTCTTTCCGTCGAATGCAATGTCGAACGCCGCCTGCCCACTGCTGGCCGCGTAGTGCCCCGCATATTCCGCATAGATCTCGGGACGAACTCGTAAGGGTACAAGATCAGAAGCTTGCAGCGCAGGCTGTTCGGCTGGCAGCTCGCGAATCCATATATTCCTGAACCGGACGGGATCATGATGATCCTGCAGCGACAACGGAAGTTTGTCCGGCGTCGCGACATAGGGCGGCCGGTCATGAAAGCCGGTCGGTCCGGAGGGCTCCACAGCGTCCTGAACCAGAACACCATTGTGTACAACTGTCAGCCGCGCAGCCTTGGTGAGGTGCCCTGTTGCCTCAAAGCGAGCCTGGCGGAAGAAGATGTCGTATGTCTGCCACTCGCCCGGCGGCTTGGTTGCATTTGCCAGAGGAGGGTACTGCCCATAGATCGCCGCAGTAGTTCCGTCGGCGTATGTCGGGTTCTGCCATGTATCGAGGACTTGCACCTCGAACAACCCCATGAGGAATACGCCGCTGTTGCCCCGCGCCTGAGAGTCGCCCCTGCCCACCGCCGGCGAAGCCCACTCGACGTGAAGCTGACAATCGCCAAAGGCCTGCCGCGTGAACAGATCACCGGAATCAGGCATCACCTCAAAGTAGCCGTCGGCGACTTTCCATCAATCCGCTTGGTGGAAGTCTTGCTGCCTCGGTATGCAGCATCGTGAGGAACTCGTTCGTTAACACTGGACCGCACTCCTCCGGCAAGACTGAGTGCTCCGTTTGCCGTGGTCCTGACTTGGAATTCTCCTCGCCACCGTAGGTCACAGTTATCTCCTTGGGTGCCTCTCTGTTGTACCGTTCCCTCAGAGCATCAAGTGAAATGGCACCCATTTCCCGAATCCGCTTTTGAGCAAAAGGAGTCTTGAGCATCGTGTCAAAAGACGGCACCTCTCTCGGAATTGTCGCGCTCAGCAAAGATGCATTGACTCCGTTCCCCAATTTAAGGCTCCCGTTCTTACACACCGTTATTGGCACGGCGAATCCGTTGTATACCCGGTCGTTTGCAATACGAAATCGTCCAAAAGAACAGTTCACAAATGGACAAACTCGCTGACCGTTTCCTCGCACTAGAAGAATGTCTTCATCTCCTATCCCGAAGAACGGCATGTGATCCACGAAAAGCAGCCGGTCAGAATGATCTAGTCCGCCAAGTGCTCGAATTGTCAAGGTCTCACCGAGTACCCGGCCGCGCACAACTTTCAATATCTTGTAAGTCACAAAAGCATAGGGAAGCGAATCGCCATCGCCCGTTTGATCTGACATTCGGTACTCGATCCGGACGACCTTCCCGTGAATAACTGCGTCAGCCAAACTCACCGAGCGGGCAAGATTCAGCGTGGAATCAGCACTGGCAAACTGTGCTGCACCGTACTGGCCGTCGCTGAGCCAAAAAAAGACGAGTACCGCTCGGCAGATTCGTACCGCCGTAACTAGATAGTTATTCGCCTTATTTGATGAGTGTATTGAACTTCTAGTAGTAGCTTGAAGCAGATGGAAATCTGCCGCGCATTTGCCACCGGCATCCATGGAACTCTCCTTGAAGGAACTTGGGCCGATGAGCCTTCGGGCCGCGCGGACCGTAATGGCACTTCAAAGACGATTCGCGAATGCAGTTTAATGAGGAGATGATGTTGAGTGCGAAATATTACCTCTCTTCAGCGGCTTCAAACGCTCTTTTCGAGCTCGCGAAGTTCGGCCGGTAAACGTGCTTCTAGGCACGGGGCGACATACACAGTGTTGGCAAGGGTCTAATTGGGGAGTGCTGCCGCGGTTGAATCATAATGGGAAATATCCGTTTGTCAAGACGTTTTTTGGTACGGTTTTCAGAACAGCCCGCAACGGACCCACCAGGTGGGTGCCCTACTCTCCGTCCGCCGCGGCGGAGAGGGTAGGCTGCGATGAAGTATGCAACTCCGGGTTGAGTTTTCGATTTGTACCATTTCCGCAAACGGGAACGTCAAAGCCGTTCCGAGCAAGGCATTGCCAGCAGCATGTTAGCCTCACCCGACTTGGGCAAATCTTAAGACTTTCCCGTAGGGTTCCCGTTGTTTCCCGTCGATCTCCCGTTGTCCCCGTAACGGGCTCCCGTCGTTTCCCCGTAACGGGAAAACAGTGGACAACTGAAAGCCAAAATCGGAGACTCTGGTTTCCCCGACAAGCAAGGCACTAGAGAGTTCGCGCACGAGAAGAACACCAAGGCGCCGGAAGGAACGGCAACCGGAGCCGGTTCGGGCGCGGTGATCGGTGGCACTTTGGGCTGGCTGGTCGGAATCGGCGCGCTGGCAATCCCCGGCGTTGGGCCGTTTATCGCGGCTGGCCCGATCATGGCCGCTTTGGCTGGAGCCGGAGTGGGCGGCACAGTGGGCGGCATCACGGGAGCCCTCATTGGCATGGGCATTCCCGAATATGAAGCGAAACGTTACGAGGGCAGACTCAAAGAGGGCGGAATTCTCTTGTCCGTCCATTGCGACGATTCCAACTGGACAAAGAAAGCAAAAGAAATTCTAAAGCGCACCGGCGCGCAGGATATAGCCTCTACCGGAGAAGCGAGTGCCGATTCGGAAAAGAGGGATAAACCTCTACCCAGAGCTGTTTAGGCACATTTCCATGCTAAGGACGAGAGCCCTGCAGAAGCAGGGCTCTTATTTTTCAACCGTTATCGTGCGAGATATCGCTGAGCAACAGTACTCGCTTGAGATGACGACGCATCAGAAGTAAGAGCGACATAGTTCGGTGAAAGCACGCAGAAGAGCAGTTAAAGGAGAAGCCATGAAGAGTTTTTTTGTCGGGATAGGCCTGGGATTCGGAGTAGGTTTGCTGCTCGCGCCCGCAGCAGGTTCGGAAACACGGAAGAAAGTGATGGAGAGACTCACCCCGCTCGCCGATCAGCTGCACGAATCGTCCGAACCTATCGTCAGCGCAGTGCGCGAGTCCGTTGAGAGCCTCACGGACACGGCGAACGAACCGCATCAGCCAGACTCGATCGGCGAAGGTCAGGCGGAAGAAGCCTCTCGCCTCCTGGTGATCCTGAACTCCGCGAGCAAGACGAAGTTAATGAGCGTCTCAGGAATCGGCGATGCCACCGCGCGCCGCATCATCGAGAGCAGACCATACAACTCGGCGGATCGGCTGATAGAGGACGGGATCTTGTCGGAAGTAATCATGACCACGCTTAAGAAGACACTTCTCGTCGACGACGAAGCTGCTTAGGACTGGTTTACCGCGCTGGCGCGAAACCGAGAGGTCCCTCGCTCGGCAACAGAAATCTTTACCTCCAATTGGAAGGACTGAACCGACTCATGAGCGAGGCCTCTTTCGTAGTAGATGTCTATCATCACCCCGGCATCGAGAGCGTGGAAGGCTATCCCAAACGTGCGAATAACGAGGTGAGAGCCCACGCGATCGCTGAGCAGGTAGCTCGTGAACTCCAGTGTTCCGGAAACCCGGGAGAATATCTCGTGACGGTATGCATAGATCAGACCCTAGTGGCGACGCAGGTGGTCTTAGTTCCTGCGTCTTGAGAAACCACCCCAACACGGGAAGCTGTGAAGAGATTAACTGACAAGACTCTTTCCGCGTCCTAAGACTTACTTTGGCTTTTGGTTTTGGTATAGAGTCTTGCGCGCTGTGCTTGCTGAATCGGATGTGCAGCTTCACTTTGTGCTCCACTGAAGTTGCAAAGTGGCTGCAACAGCGAAAAGCTGCGCCAGGTTAAGGCACTGACCCGAACTGCGTAGAAATTCTTTGTCTTTTTCTGCAATTCTGTGCGATCAGCAGCCCTCGACCTTCCAACAGATGCATCCCACGTTCAAGGAGAGTATGGCTTATGAAGATGGAGTCGTTACGGGAACTATTTGTCGAAGAGCTGAAGGATCTGTATTCCGCGGAGAATCAAATCCTTAAGGCTTTGCCCAAGATGGTCAAAGCTGCGTCGTCGAAAGAACTGAAAGAGGGCTTTGAAGAGCACCTGGAGCAAACCAAAGGACACGTGGAGAGACTGGAACAGATCTTCGAGGATTTGGACGAGAGCCCAAAGGGCAAGAAGTGCAAGGGCATGGAAGGGCTGCTCGAGGAAGGCAAGGAGTGGATGGAAGAAGACGCCGGGCCTGAAGTAATGGACGCTGGGTTAATTGCAGCCGCTCAACACGTGGAGCATTACGAGATGGCCGGATACGGCTGCGTGCGCACCTACGCCGAGTTACTGGGCAACAAACGCGCCGCGCAAATCCTGCAAAAAACACTGGATGAAGAGAAGCAAACCGACAGTAAGCTCACGAACTTAGCCAGCAAGATCAACGTGGAAGCGGAGAAGGCGGCTTAGCCGTCCACCCGCAGTAGCTCCTGCTGGTGAGCCCGTCCGCACGGCTCACCTCAAAGCGGCGGCTCGCCAACGTCTTTCAATCGGGAGGCTGGTCGCGGTAATTTTTTTCTGGGGCCTATCGTCATATCGCCAAAATCGCTTTATTTCCGGGTTTAGATTCACTGAGTTGCAGAAGGCCGAGGGAGCACGAGGGAGCAATCCAGCGCTCGTGCCGGCGTATCCCTTAGAGCTGAAGTTGAAGATGTAGCCGCCTAGCGACAGGTCATAGCGGAAGTCGAAGTCGGGGTTAGCGTTGCCGGTGTCGTCAAGCGCCGCCGAGGAATTGATGTTAACGCGCGTCACGTTGACGGCGTGAACGACAATCGACGAAGACGACAGATTGTTGCCGTTTGCATCAGAGAGTTGGAGCTTAATGGGATAGGCGCTGCCGCTCTTCTTCGCGACGTTCTGGTCGTAAAGCGGGCAGATGTGATAGCGAGCCTGTTGGATCGGCGCTAGCCGCTCAGCGACGACGAAACCGATTGCTTTGTTCACCCAACTTTCACCCTCTGCGCTCCACTAATCATCCCTACAGCCGTTATACCCCGCCACTGTCAGGCTTGACAGTGCAGGGCAAGGAACGATGTGCGGCGGTCTTTCCAACCAGGCGATAGCCGCTCACGCCGAAGAGGGCTAGTTTTCATTTCGAGTGACGGGGCGACTCTGAAGTCATGGGTCAGGACGGAGTCCCAGCACGTTGTCCAGAAGTCGGCTTATGGGAAGGTGCTGCAGCTTCCTTGCGTTCGCGAGAGATCTCCTCGAAGCCCGTTTCTGGATAGTTGCCGACGACTCACCCGCTGACCGCCCGATTCTGGAGGTTGTGAGTGTAATGGCGATTTATCAACAGCAATCGCTGCAAGGATCTGTACAAACCTAATAACCAGTGGTCGGGAGACCCATCGACTTCTGCTGCCGCAAGCGCGAATCGCACTCTGGGCCGATGATTTGCTCTTCTTTGGTGACCGACGGACGCAGCC
It encodes the following:
- a CDS encoding YtxH domain-containing protein, giving the protein MKSFFVGIGLGFGVGLLLAPAAGSETRKKVMERLTPLADQLHESSEPIVSAVRESVESLTDTANEPHQPDSIGEGQAEEASRLLVILNSASKTKLMSVSGIGDATARRIIESRPYNSADRLIEDGILSEVIMTTLKKTLLVDDEAA
- a CDS encoding DUF1080 domain-containing protein; amino-acid sequence: MPDSGDLFTRQAFGDCQLHVEWASPAVGRGDSQARGNSGVFLMGLFEVQVLDTWQNPTYADGTTAAIYGQYPPLANATKPPGEWQTYDIFFRQARFEATGHLTKAARLTVVHNGVLVQDAVEPSGPTGFHDRPPYVATPDKLPLSLQDHHDPVRFRNIWIRELPAEQPALQASDLVPLRVRPEIYAEYAGHYAASSGQAAFDIAFDGKKLMLNNPNGRTVELLGITEDGFVARELPIRVFFTRENGKVTGVVFFWAGAYHAVSKTK
- a CDS encoding ferritin-like domain-containing protein, which encodes MKMESLRELFVEELKDLYSAENQILKALPKMVKAASSKELKEGFEEHLEQTKGHVERLEQIFEDLDESPKGKKCKGMEGLLEEGKEWMEEDAGPEVMDAGLIAAAQHVEHYEMAGYGCVRTYAELLGNKRAAQILQKTLDEEKQTDSKLTNLASKINVEAEKAA